From a region of the Lactuca sativa cultivar Salinas chromosome 4, Lsat_Salinas_v11, whole genome shotgun sequence genome:
- the LOC111891458 gene encoding uncharacterized protein LOC111891458 isoform X1, with product MLYHRGFYHDVEALHFKIVTLCALFALSTFGPCTITGTHNPIAYDLNSGENSNQFPPQTSLPKLTLENICKRSDLFCFPSTLSGFFTDFHTQEANLSGLSRVKPVLEKSTPSVNNLTWSTNHGNFQLPNGNIVSCSLEYQENPQIDENDTKDESFIIKSTHVNDFSSPHIQISHHILDWGQKYLHSPSITFLTLQNLQNHSFLNIFEPYSTNLQFYPCNNTEFNLSPGEIASICFIFFPKSLGLSSGHLILQTNLGGFLIQTRGFAIESPYTIHPSVSGKFNNFVSIFNPSEKVLHLKEVSFRVSFSSGNISYSIKGVCSVKNHNDSDKFSFEEWLEVKIGQHGQTGRPIIAIRPQKWTVGSNRDESILELEFPYNSQAKTVFGSFCVQLQDLDTIVVEEEFGGQSRLLVSLNVLVPCDANGTITVSLMVENDGPEVVKIFKIREIGDNFESLKTKFVEGLILFPYSVTQVGILTYVVNQDANLHCKLLVETNKSDAPDLEISCSDIVGLCSWEKSDGVLNYDNVDRVLPLLGIKVTETTKSDESVLGNWKSQGTNNKMSILNNNNNELTFPIVHVNTHQSKYINVINPSNQPVIMQLLLNSGEIITNCQKSDQILHPSSFLNSQITPSRYGFSIPQHAVTEAYVPPHKKAILGPVFFHPSSRCEWKSSALVRNNLSGVEWVSLRGSGGSPGLVLLNGSDPDPVPVHTVKLEHRGFGQRSVKILFVKNTGDLPVEVEKVSVSGTKCELDGFFVRDCNGFGLLPGESRNVMVSFRADFCAGIVRRELEFVMSGGILVVPVEVGISSPMLTICKRSHVLMKLKKFVLAVLVFGFLILMACSCTVSFVIRDGDLSKMPSGKEDCSSDVCPKPETVKMKVQPPETAKEVAVVEAAKPENLTVKTGKDKSRRRKKKRVSGSNPGLISQFEVSSSHSSNSTPSSPLSPPSSLTPKRSAELSLSQHVRAKSPVKRSTVPLVKEEPSLSSLSVAPVRSPGPQARAPGAERKVVNLESSAYDPRYKYNIWDDHLRVLPTIPEDNNFGSLFAMSPQELFTNVSRKQNDQ from the exons ATGTTATACCATCG GGGCTTTTACCATGATGTTGAAGCATTGCATTTCAAGATTGTTACATTATGTGCCCTTTTTGCCCTTTCAACTTTCGGGCCATGTACTATAACCGGGACCCACAATCCAATAGCATATGACTTGAATTCTGGTGAGAATAGCAACCAATTTCCACCTCAAACTTCATTACCAAAACTAACCCTTGAAAACATCTGTAAACGCTCAGACTTATTCTGTTTTCCATCAACATTATCCGGTTTCTTTACCGATTTTCATACTCAAGAAGCAAATCTTTCAGGTCTTTCTCGGGTCAAACCAGTACTTGAAAAGTCAACACCATCAGTCAATAACCTCACCTGGTCAACCAACCATGGTAACTTTCAGTTACCAAATGGAAACATAGTTTCTTGTTCACTTGAATATCAAGAAAATCCCCAAATTGATGAAAATGATACAAAAGATGAATCTTTCATAATCAAATCAACTCATGTGAATGATTTTTCATCACCCCATATACAAATCAGTCATCACATACTCGATTGGGGACAAAAGTATCTTCATTCCCCATCCATAACCTTTCTAACTCTCCAAAATCTACAAAACCATAGTTTCTTGAACATCTTCGAACCATATAGTACCAATTTACAATTCTACCCTTGCAACAACACTGAATTTAACCTCAGCCCTGGTGAAATCGCTTCCAtatgtttcatatttttccccAAATCTTTAGGATTATCTTCAGGTCACCTCATACTACAAACAAACTTAGGTGGATTCTTGATTCAAACCCGTGGATTTGCAATTGAATCTCCTTACACTATTCACCCTTCAGTTAGTGGAAAATTTAACAATTTTGTTTCAATCTTCAATCCTTCTGAAAAAGTGTTGCATTTGAAAGAAGTAAGTTTTCGGGTATCATTTTCTTCCGGAAACATTTCTTATTCCATAAAGGGTGTTTGCAGTGTTAAAAATCACAATGATTCGGATAAATTTAGCTTCGAGGAGTGGTTAGAAGTCAAAATTGGTCAACATGGTCAAACGGGTCGACCCATAATCGCGATTAGACCACAAAAATGGACCGTTGGATCAAATCGGGATGAATCGATCTTGGAGTTAGAGTTTCCGTATAATTCACAAGCAAAAACCGTATTCGGTTCTTTTTGTGTTCAATTACAAGATTTGGATACAATTGTTGTTGAAGAAGAATTTGGAGGGCAATCTCGTCTTTTGGTTTCTCTCAATGTTTTAGTCCCTTGTGATGCAAATGGGACGATTACTGTGTCTCTTATGGTGGAAAATGATGGTCCTGAAGTTGTTAAGATTTTCAAGATTCGTGAAATTGGTGACAATTTTGAGTCTTTAAAGACTAAATTTGTTGAAGGATTGATATTGTTTCCATATAGTGTGACACAAGTGGGAATACTTACATATGTTGTAAATCAAGATGCAAACTTGCATTGCAAGTTACTTGTGGAAACTAATAAATCGGATGCTCCTGATCTTGAGATTTCTTGCAGTGATATTGTGGGGCTTTGTTCTTGGGAAAAATCAGATGGAGTGTTGAATTATGACAATGTGGATCGTGTATTACCACTTTTGGGAATCAAG GTAACAGAAACAACAAAATCCGATGAATCAGTACTAGGAAACTGGAAATCTCAAGGAACCAATAACAAAATGTCAATactcaacaacaataacaacgaACTCACATTCCCAATTGTCCACGTCAACACCCACCAATCAAAATACATCAATGTCATAAACCCTAGCAACCAACCAGTCATCATGCAACTCCTTCTAAACTCAGGAGAAATCATCACCAACTGCCAAAAATCAGATCAAATTCTACACCCCTCATCTTTCCTCAATTCCCAAATCACCCCCTCAAGATACGGGTTCTCAATCCCACAACATGCAGTAACCGAAGCCTATGTTCCCCCTCACAAAAAAGCAATTCTCGGACCCGTTTTCTTCCACCCATCGAGTCGATGTGAGTGGAAAAGTTCAGCTCTTGTAAGAAACAATCTTTCAGGTGTCGAATGGGTATCCTTACGGGGCTCCGGTGGGTCCCCGGGTCTGGTTTTACTAAACGGGTCGGATCCGGATCCAGTTCCGGTTCATACTGTGAAACTCGAGCATCGTGGGTTCGGGCAGCGGTCGGTGAAAATTCTCTTCGTGAAGAACACCGGAGACCTGCCCGTGGAAGTCGAGAAAGTTTCGGTTTCCGGGACAAAGTGTGAGTTGGACGGGTTTTTCGTGAGGGATTGTAACGGGTTCGGGTTGCTGCCCGGGGAATCGCGGAATGTTATGGTGTCGTTTCGGGCAGATTTTTGTGCGGGAATTGTACGCCGGGAACTTGAGTTTGTGATGTCGGGCGGGATCCTTGTAGTGCCCGTGGAAGTTGGGATTTCTTCACCGATGCTAACGATATGCAAAAGGTCACATGTTTTGATGAAACTGAAGAAATTTGTTCTTGCGGTTTTGGTTTTCGGCTTTTTGATCTTGATGGCGTGTTCTTGTACGGTTTCGTTTGTTATCCGAGATGGCGATTTGTCTAAAATGCCCTCCGGGAAGGAAGATTGTTCTTCGGATGTCTGCCCGAAACCGGAAACCGTGAAAATGAAAGTTCAACCACCGGAAACCGCCAAGGAAGTGGCGGTGGTCGAGGCGGCAAAGCCCGAGAATCTTACGGTTAAAACCGGAAAAGATAAATCAAGACGTAGAAAGAAGAAACGCGTGTCCGGTTCCAATCCCGGGTTAATTAGCCAATTTGAAGTGTCGAGTAGCCATAGTAGTAACTCGACACCTTCATCGCCATTGTCACCGCCTTCATCTTTGACCCCGAAAAGGTCTGCGGAATTGTCCTTGAGTCAACATGTTCGGGCCAAAAGTCCGGTGAAACGCAGTACGGTTCCTCTGGTCAAAGAGGAACCGTCACTGTCGTCACTGTCTGTTGCACCAGTCAGGAGCCCGGGCCCACAGGCCCGAGCTCCTGGGGCAGAGAGGAAAGTGGTTAACCTAGAGAGTTCAGCGTATGATCCcagatataaatataatatttgggATGACCATCTTCGGGTACTACCTACAATACCCGAAGATAACAACTTTGGTAGCCTCTTTGCAATGAGCCCGCAAGAGCTTTTCACTAATGTAAGTCGTAAACAAAATGATCAATAA
- the LOC111891458 gene encoding uncharacterized protein LOC111891458 isoform X2 — translation MLYHRGFYHDVEALHFKIVTLCALFALSTFGPCTITGTHNPIAYDLNSGLSRVKPVLEKSTPSVNNLTWSTNHGNFQLPNGNIVSCSLEYQENPQIDENDTKDESFIIKSTHVNDFSSPHIQISHHILDWGQKYLHSPSITFLTLQNLQNHSFLNIFEPYSTNLQFYPCNNTEFNLSPGEIASICFIFFPKSLGLSSGHLILQTNLGGFLIQTRGFAIESPYTIHPSVSGKFNNFVSIFNPSEKVLHLKEVSFRVSFSSGNISYSIKGVCSVKNHNDSDKFSFEEWLEVKIGQHGQTGRPIIAIRPQKWTVGSNRDESILELEFPYNSQAKTVFGSFCVQLQDLDTIVVEEEFGGQSRLLVSLNVLVPCDANGTITVSLMVENDGPEVVKIFKIREIGDNFESLKTKFVEGLILFPYSVTQVGILTYVVNQDANLHCKLLVETNKSDAPDLEISCSDIVGLCSWEKSDGVLNYDNVDRVLPLLGIKVTETTKSDESVLGNWKSQGTNNKMSILNNNNNELTFPIVHVNTHQSKYINVINPSNQPVIMQLLLNSGEIITNCQKSDQILHPSSFLNSQITPSRYGFSIPQHAVTEAYVPPHKKAILGPVFFHPSSRCEWKSSALVRNNLSGVEWVSLRGSGGSPGLVLLNGSDPDPVPVHTVKLEHRGFGQRSVKILFVKNTGDLPVEVEKVSVSGTKCELDGFFVRDCNGFGLLPGESRNVMVSFRADFCAGIVRRELEFVMSGGILVVPVEVGISSPMLTICKRSHVLMKLKKFVLAVLVFGFLILMACSCTVSFVIRDGDLSKMPSGKEDCSSDVCPKPETVKMKVQPPETAKEVAVVEAAKPENLTVKTGKDKSRRRKKKRVSGSNPGLISQFEVSSSHSSNSTPSSPLSPPSSLTPKRSAELSLSQHVRAKSPVKRSTVPLVKEEPSLSSLSVAPVRSPGPQARAPGAERKVVNLESSAYDPRYKYNIWDDHLRVLPTIPEDNNFGSLFAMSPQELFTNVSRKQNDQ, via the exons ATGTTATACCATCG GGGCTTTTACCATGATGTTGAAGCATTGCATTTCAAGATTGTTACATTATGTGCCCTTTTTGCCCTTTCAACTTTCGGGCCATGTACTATAACCGGGACCCACAATCCAATAGCATATGACTTGAATTCTG GTCTTTCTCGGGTCAAACCAGTACTTGAAAAGTCAACACCATCAGTCAATAACCTCACCTGGTCAACCAACCATGGTAACTTTCAGTTACCAAATGGAAACATAGTTTCTTGTTCACTTGAATATCAAGAAAATCCCCAAATTGATGAAAATGATACAAAAGATGAATCTTTCATAATCAAATCAACTCATGTGAATGATTTTTCATCACCCCATATACAAATCAGTCATCACATACTCGATTGGGGACAAAAGTATCTTCATTCCCCATCCATAACCTTTCTAACTCTCCAAAATCTACAAAACCATAGTTTCTTGAACATCTTCGAACCATATAGTACCAATTTACAATTCTACCCTTGCAACAACACTGAATTTAACCTCAGCCCTGGTGAAATCGCTTCCAtatgtttcatatttttccccAAATCTTTAGGATTATCTTCAGGTCACCTCATACTACAAACAAACTTAGGTGGATTCTTGATTCAAACCCGTGGATTTGCAATTGAATCTCCTTACACTATTCACCCTTCAGTTAGTGGAAAATTTAACAATTTTGTTTCAATCTTCAATCCTTCTGAAAAAGTGTTGCATTTGAAAGAAGTAAGTTTTCGGGTATCATTTTCTTCCGGAAACATTTCTTATTCCATAAAGGGTGTTTGCAGTGTTAAAAATCACAATGATTCGGATAAATTTAGCTTCGAGGAGTGGTTAGAAGTCAAAATTGGTCAACATGGTCAAACGGGTCGACCCATAATCGCGATTAGACCACAAAAATGGACCGTTGGATCAAATCGGGATGAATCGATCTTGGAGTTAGAGTTTCCGTATAATTCACAAGCAAAAACCGTATTCGGTTCTTTTTGTGTTCAATTACAAGATTTGGATACAATTGTTGTTGAAGAAGAATTTGGAGGGCAATCTCGTCTTTTGGTTTCTCTCAATGTTTTAGTCCCTTGTGATGCAAATGGGACGATTACTGTGTCTCTTATGGTGGAAAATGATGGTCCTGAAGTTGTTAAGATTTTCAAGATTCGTGAAATTGGTGACAATTTTGAGTCTTTAAAGACTAAATTTGTTGAAGGATTGATATTGTTTCCATATAGTGTGACACAAGTGGGAATACTTACATATGTTGTAAATCAAGATGCAAACTTGCATTGCAAGTTACTTGTGGAAACTAATAAATCGGATGCTCCTGATCTTGAGATTTCTTGCAGTGATATTGTGGGGCTTTGTTCTTGGGAAAAATCAGATGGAGTGTTGAATTATGACAATGTGGATCGTGTATTACCACTTTTGGGAATCAAG GTAACAGAAACAACAAAATCCGATGAATCAGTACTAGGAAACTGGAAATCTCAAGGAACCAATAACAAAATGTCAATactcaacaacaataacaacgaACTCACATTCCCAATTGTCCACGTCAACACCCACCAATCAAAATACATCAATGTCATAAACCCTAGCAACCAACCAGTCATCATGCAACTCCTTCTAAACTCAGGAGAAATCATCACCAACTGCCAAAAATCAGATCAAATTCTACACCCCTCATCTTTCCTCAATTCCCAAATCACCCCCTCAAGATACGGGTTCTCAATCCCACAACATGCAGTAACCGAAGCCTATGTTCCCCCTCACAAAAAAGCAATTCTCGGACCCGTTTTCTTCCACCCATCGAGTCGATGTGAGTGGAAAAGTTCAGCTCTTGTAAGAAACAATCTTTCAGGTGTCGAATGGGTATCCTTACGGGGCTCCGGTGGGTCCCCGGGTCTGGTTTTACTAAACGGGTCGGATCCGGATCCAGTTCCGGTTCATACTGTGAAACTCGAGCATCGTGGGTTCGGGCAGCGGTCGGTGAAAATTCTCTTCGTGAAGAACACCGGAGACCTGCCCGTGGAAGTCGAGAAAGTTTCGGTTTCCGGGACAAAGTGTGAGTTGGACGGGTTTTTCGTGAGGGATTGTAACGGGTTCGGGTTGCTGCCCGGGGAATCGCGGAATGTTATGGTGTCGTTTCGGGCAGATTTTTGTGCGGGAATTGTACGCCGGGAACTTGAGTTTGTGATGTCGGGCGGGATCCTTGTAGTGCCCGTGGAAGTTGGGATTTCTTCACCGATGCTAACGATATGCAAAAGGTCACATGTTTTGATGAAACTGAAGAAATTTGTTCTTGCGGTTTTGGTTTTCGGCTTTTTGATCTTGATGGCGTGTTCTTGTACGGTTTCGTTTGTTATCCGAGATGGCGATTTGTCTAAAATGCCCTCCGGGAAGGAAGATTGTTCTTCGGATGTCTGCCCGAAACCGGAAACCGTGAAAATGAAAGTTCAACCACCGGAAACCGCCAAGGAAGTGGCGGTGGTCGAGGCGGCAAAGCCCGAGAATCTTACGGTTAAAACCGGAAAAGATAAATCAAGACGTAGAAAGAAGAAACGCGTGTCCGGTTCCAATCCCGGGTTAATTAGCCAATTTGAAGTGTCGAGTAGCCATAGTAGTAACTCGACACCTTCATCGCCATTGTCACCGCCTTCATCTTTGACCCCGAAAAGGTCTGCGGAATTGTCCTTGAGTCAACATGTTCGGGCCAAAAGTCCGGTGAAACGCAGTACGGTTCCTCTGGTCAAAGAGGAACCGTCACTGTCGTCACTGTCTGTTGCACCAGTCAGGAGCCCGGGCCCACAGGCCCGAGCTCCTGGGGCAGAGAGGAAAGTGGTTAACCTAGAGAGTTCAGCGTATGATCCcagatataaatataatatttgggATGACCATCTTCGGGTACTACCTACAATACCCGAAGATAACAACTTTGGTAGCCTCTTTGCAATGAGCCCGCAAGAGCTTTTCACTAATGTAAGTCGTAAACAAAATGATCAATAA